The genomic region TCGAGCCCCAGCGTGGGCTCGTCCAGAACCAGGAGCTTGGCGTCGATCGCCATCACCACGGCCAGGTGAAGCTGGGCGATCATGCCCTTGGAGAGGTTCTTGATCTTGGCTTCGGGCTTGATGTCGGTTCCCGAGAGGAAATCTCGCGCCTTGCCCTGCGAGAAATTGGGATGAATGTTGGAAAGCAGCGCGAAAAGCTCGCGCACCCGCAGGAACCGCGGCAGCGAGGCGACATCGGAGATGAACGCCACATTGTTCATCAGCTTGGCGCGGTTGGCGAACGGGTCGAGCCCCAGGACCTCGATCTTGCCCTCGCACTGGGTCAGCCCCAAAAGCGCGTTGAGCGTCGTCGTCTTGCCCGCGCCATTGTGACCGACAAGGCCGTAGATGCGGCCGGCGGGGATGTCGAAATCGAGCCCGTGCAACACTTCGGACTTGCCGAACCGCTTGCGCAAACCGCGTGCCGAAACGATCGGGTTTTCTGTGGTCGTGGTCATTGGTCGTCCCCGTCCTTGAGCAACATCTCGGCCGATAATCCAAGCGCGGCGATCCGCGCCGCGATGGCTGGCCAGTCTTCAGTCAGAAACTTTTCCCGCTCATGGGCGAGCAGGGCCGCGCGAGCGCCTTCGGTCACATACATGCCCATGCCACGGCGCTTTTCCACCGTCCCCATATCGACCAGCGACTGGTAGGATTTGGTGACGGTCAAGGGATTGACCGAGAGGTCGGCCGCCACCTGCCGCACCGAGGGCAGGGCATCGCCTTCATTGATGGTGCCATTGAGGATCATCTCGATCATCCTTTGCCGGATTTGCAGAAATATCGGTTGATCGTCGCGCCACTGTGTCATGTGTGCTTCCGTATAGTGTATTAGTTGAGTAATACACCATTTCGCCGCTGTCAATCCCCTTGTCCGATTCCGCGCTCTGGCCTAGCGTGGGGCCGGGACACACGCCACGGGGGATCGTCATGGCCGGCGAAGCAGCACACGGATTCGATCTTCTTCCCGTGGTGGCGATCCTGGCCGCCGGTGTCGTCGCGGTGCCGATCTTCAAGCGGATCGGCCTGGGTTCGGTGCTGGGTTATCTCGCTGCCGGGCTTGCCATCGGCCCGTTCGGATTTCGCGTCGTTACCCATCCCGAAACCATCCTGCACACGGCCGAACTGGGCGTCGTGATGTTCCTGTTCGTCATCGGGCTCGAAATGCAGCCACGACGCCTCTGGAGCCTACGCAGCGAGATCTTCGGGCTGGGCGTGCTGCAGGTGGCCACCTGTGCGGCGCTGATAACCGGGGCAGGGGTGCTGCTCGGGCTCGATCCGACAATTGCGCTCATCGCCGGCCTGGGCTTTGTCTTGACCTCGACGGCCATCGTCTTCCAGGTACTCGAGGAGCGCGGCGAAATCTCCACGCCCCAGGGCCAGAAAATGGTCTCGATCCTGCTGCTCGAGGATTTGGCCATCGTGCCGCTCCTGGCGCTGGTCGCCTTCATCGCGCCGCAGGCCGAAACCATCACGCTGGGGCAACGCCTCACCGATATCGCCATTGCCATTGGCGCGCTGGTTGGGCTGTTCGTGGTCGGCCGGTTCCTGCTCAACCCCCTGTTCCGCATCCTGGCCAATGCCCATGCCCGCGAGGTGATGACCGCCGCCGCGCTGCTGGTGGTTCTCGGCGCTGCGCTCGCCATGGATATCAGCGGGCTCTCCATGGCCATGGGTGCCTTCATGGCCGGCGTGCTGCTTTCGGAATCGACCTTCCGTCATCAGCTCGAAGCCGATATCGAGCCGTTCCGGGGCATCCTTTTGGGCCTGTTTTTCATCGCCGTCGGCATGTCGCTTGATCTGACGGTCATTGCCGAGAACTACGCCTTTATCGCGTTGGCCGTGGTCGCCTATATGGCCGTCAAGTTCGCCGGCATCTATGCCATCGCCCGCATCATGCGGTCCGATCATCGCGAGGCGCTGGAGCGCTCGGTGCTTATGGCTCAGGGCGGCGAATTCGCTTTCGTGCTCTATTCCGCCGCCGCAACGGCCGGAATCCTCGATGCGGAGATGAACGCCATCCTGACCGCCACCGTGATCGTCTCGATGGTGCTGACGCCCATCGCGATCATCGCCATGAACGGGGCAATGCCTAAGGAACGCGTCAGCCTCGACGGAGTCGAGGAGGTCCGCGATGGCCTTTCGGGCACCGTGCTGATGATCGGCTTCGGGCGCTTCGCCCAGCTCGTAAGCCAGCCGCTGCTCGCCAAGGGCGTGGACGTCACCATCATCGACAACGACGTCGAGATGATCCAGGCCGCTGCCGATTTCGGCTTCAAGGTTTATTACGGAGACGGCACGCGCCCCGACATCCTGCACGCCGCCGGTGCCGGCGCCGCCACGGCCATTCTCGTGTGCATCGACAAGCCCGCCGACGCAACGCGCATCGTTGAGCATGTGAAGGCCGAATACCCCCTCGCCAAGCTCCACGTCCGCGCCTTTGACCGAACCCACGCGCTCGAACTCGTGCGGCTCGGGGTGGATTATCAAATCCGCGAAACGCTGGAATCGGCGTTGGTGTTCGGCGAGGAAACCCTTGTATCGCTCGGCGTGGACCGGGAAGAGGCCCAGGAGATCATCGAAGACGTCCGCCTGCGCGACGCCGATCGGTTCGAAATGCAGATCACTGGCGGGCTGATGGCCGGGTCGACCATGTTCCAGCCCAACACCGGCGTCCCCAAGCCCACACCCCTGACGCGCCCGCGCAAGGAAGGCGCAGCACTCAACCCCGAAGCCGCCGACATCCTGCAACGCGCCGAGGCTACCGAAGCACAGTAAGGCACCCCACGTCGCTCTCGAAACCCCTCCTTTCCTCCCGCCCCTTCGCCGCCGCCTCGACCGAACTTCTCACGCCCTCGGCAGTCGTTCCCCCACCACCGGCAACACTGCGGATTGCCGAGTCCAACCCGGCAGTGGCGATGGAGAGGGGCGTGCCCCATTAAACTGCTTGTGCCGTCCTCCTTCCATCACCCCACCCTCTGTCGCCCCGGACTTGACCCGGGGCACGGTATGCGCGCCGCTCCCGGCTCTTTTTCCCGCATCCCCCTCGTCGCCTTCGTCTCCGGATCAAGTCCGGGAACGAAGGCGATCACGATAGAGAGGCTTGAGTCCACAAGCGAAGAGACTCGGGCCGTAAAGCTTCCCCAGGAACCCTTCTCCCCTTGAGGGAGAAGGTGGATCGCCCAAAGGGCGAGACGGATGAGGGGTGCGCTGAGCTTGCGTCATGGCAAGAGCCGAAAACGGCGCGCATACCTTTCCCCGGGTCAAGCCCGGGGTGACACGGTGGGGGTGAGGCAGGGCACAGCCCCGCCTCCGGCTCTCAACACGCTCCACCACCGAGGTCTCCAGCAGCCTTGAAGATACCCACCATCACCCACCCCCACCGCCATCCCGGCCTTGAGCCGGGATCCAGTACACTCAGCGCCTGAGCCCCAGCCGCAACGCTCCCCCAAGAGCCCCCTTCTCCCCTTGAGGGAGAAGGGCCGGGGATGAGGGGGTGCTGAGCTTGCGTCATGGCAGGAGCCGAAAACGGCGCGCATACCTTGCCCCGGGTCAAGCCCGGGGTGACACGGTGGGGGTGGGGCAGGGCACTGCACCGTCTCCACCCTCACCACGCTCCACCGCCGAAGTCTCCAGCAACCCAACTGCTTATCCCCACCATCACCCCACCCACCATCACCCCACCCACCGTCATCCCGGCCTTGAGCCGGGATCCAGTACACTCAGCGCTTGAGCCCAAGCCGTAACGCTCCCCCAAGAGCCCCCTTCTCCCCTGGTGGGAGACTTCGAACCGTCCTTTGGCCAATCGTGCCGGTGGCACGATTGGAGGTGAGAAGGCCATGAGACGCGGAGCCTGCCCCTCGCGAAGGCGGGGGCTCGAATGGCAGGGGATGAGGGGGGCGCTGAGCTTCCATAGGCACCGGCGCAAAAAACTTATCCCCGCCCTCTCGGTTTCCCCCATACTCCCCCTCACGACCCCGCGCATATGGACGCAAGCGCTACGAACGTTTGGGCGGGGTCGGTTCGGGTTCCTCATGGGTCGCCGTGGGGAAGGCCCAAAGCGGACAGATGGCCGGATGTGGATAAAAGGTGTGAGCGGACCACCAATCCAATCACTCCCATGTCGTACCGGGGAAACCCGGAGGGGCAGCGGGAAATCATCGGCAACGGTGGCTTTCCCAACAACCCCCAGCCCGAGAAGCCGCCATAAGCCCAAAATCCCGGACGCAGGGGGCGATGATCGCTTCATACTAACAAACTCAGCACGAGGCGTTCATCGCCCCATGCCGTCTATCGGGAGTGTTCCCAGGAAAAGTGGGAACCGGTTTTCCGGTTCGGGAACACGACCAATCAAAGTTCACAACCGCAGCGGGTGCCGCGTGCGGAGCTTGCGCGCGTCTCGAAGACCGGCATTACCGCACCACGGTGATCCGCTCGGCCGCCCGCGTGATCCCCGTATAGAGCCAGCGCTGCGCTTCCTCGCGGAAAACGAAGCTTTCGTCGAACAGATACACATTGTCCCATTGGCTGCCCTGCGCCTTGTGCACGGTAAGGCAATATCCATAGGTGAACTCATCGTATTGCCGTCGCAACTGCCAGCTCATTTCGGCGTCCTCGCCGGTAAAAAAGCTCTGATGCGCCCGCACCTTGGTTTGCACCGATGTGCGGTCGGCCTCCTCGGGGTCGATGGTCATCTCCAGCGTGCCACCCGCCCGCTTCCTGATCTCGTTGAGCGTCCAGATCTGCCCATTGAGCAACCGCTTTTGCGGATTGTTCCTCAGGCACACCAGCCGGTCCCCCTTGACCGGAATGTCGACCGGCAGTCCCTTGAGCTCGCGGATGCGGTTGTTGTAGTGCAGCCGCGTCTTGTTGCGCCCCACCAGCACCTGGTCGGCGCCAAGCACTTCGGACTGATCGACCTCCCGGCGCGAAACCACCTTGCTTTCGCCATAGGTGCCATAGCCCAGCCCGCGTCCTTCACGGATATCGAGCGAGAGTTTCACGATCGGGTTGTCCTGCGCCTGCCGATGGATCTCGGTCAGCATCACGTCCGGTTCCTGCGCGGTGAAGAAACCTTCGCCCTGCACGGGCGGAAGCTGGAACGGATCGCCCAGAACCAGCACCTTGGTGCCGAAGCTCAAAAGGTCGGTGCCCAGCACCTCATCGACCATCGAAACCTCGTCGATGACGATCAGATCCGCGTCGGCGGCTGCCGATTCCGGATCGAGCACGAAACGCGGTTCGCCCTCCTTTTCGCTGATCCGGGTATAGATCAGCGAGTGGATGGTCGAAGCACCCTTGCAGCCGCGCTTGCGCATCACCAGGGCCGCCTTGCCGGTGAAGGCGGCGTATTTGACCGTCTCCACATCCTTGGCCAGATGCCTGGCGAGCGTGGATTTGCCCGTGCCCGCCCAGCCGAACAGACGGAACACCTGCGGCCCGTTCTTGTCCTTGAGCCATGCGGCAACGGCCGTCAAAGCCTCATCCTGCTGGCTGGACCAGACGACCATTTGTGGGACACACTCCGCATGCGGCTTGGGGAATCACTTCCCAAGAGTATCGCGGCGTCGGTCGGCGCGCGAAACCCAAAATGTGAACAAAAGCGGAATTGGAGTGCGCGATGGAAGCGAGCGATGTCCTCGACTTCTGGTTCGTCGAACACGGGCCCGAGGATTGGTATTCGGGCGATCCCGAATTCGACGCCCGTTGCGCGGCGCGGCTGAGCGGTGTTCATCGCCAGGCCGTACGGGGCGAACTCTGGGAGTGGCGCCACACCGTTCAGGGACGGCTGGCCGAGATCATCCTGCTCGATCAGCTCTCGCGCCAGCTCCATCGCGGCGATGCCCAGGCCTTCGCCGCCGATCCGATGGCGCTGGCCCTCGCCCAGGAGGTGGTCTATCGCGGGCTCGACGCCGAGCTCTCGATCAACGAAAAGCTCTTCGTCTTCATGCCCTTCCAGCATGCCGAATCCCTCATCGTTCAGGAGGAGTCGGTGCGGCTGTTCCGCTCGCTGGGCAATGACGATTATCTGCCCTATGCCATCGAGCACCACGAAGCCATCGCCCGCTTCGGCCGCTTTCCGTTTCGCAACGCTGCGCTGGGCCGGAAATCCACGCCCGAAGAGATCGCGTACATGACCGAGCGCGAGGGGCAGGCCTATTAGTTTCAACCTGAGAAACCGTAAATCGATCGGCCCTACGGCAAAAGCGCACACCGAACCAAAGGCGAATGGGTCGTTCATG from Pelagibacterium sp. 26DY04 harbors:
- a CDS encoding ABC transporter ATP-binding protein, with amino-acid sequence MTTTTENPIVSARGLRKRFGKSEVLHGLDFDIPAGRIYGLVGHNGAGKTTTLNALLGLTQCEGKIEVLGLDPFANRAKLMNNVAFISDVASLPRFLRVRELFALLSNIHPNFSQGKARDFLSGTDIKPEAKIKNLSKGMIAQLHLAVVMAIDAKLLVLDEPTLGLDITYRKRFYRRLLEDYMTEERTLLITTHQVDEIEFMLSDIMFIRDGELIVHMQMETVNTKFAQLVISDPAKIEAARALGPVFVESRFGQTVMIFDGVAHDELAPLGQVSTPSLSDLFVALMQRETYNAGAA
- a CDS encoding GntR family transcriptional regulator — protein: MTQWRDDQPIFLQIRQRMIEMILNGTINEGDALPSVRQVAADLSVNPLTVTKSYQSLVDMGTVEKRRGMGMYVTEGARAALLAHEREKFLTEDWPAIAARIAALGLSAEMLLKDGDDQ
- a CDS encoding monovalent cation:proton antiporter-2 (CPA2) family protein; the encoded protein is MAGEAAHGFDLLPVVAILAAGVVAVPIFKRIGLGSVLGYLAAGLAIGPFGFRVVTHPETILHTAELGVVMFLFVIGLEMQPRRLWSLRSEIFGLGVLQVATCAALITGAGVLLGLDPTIALIAGLGFVLTSTAIVFQVLEERGEISTPQGQKMVSILLLEDLAIVPLLALVAFIAPQAETITLGQRLTDIAIAIGALVGLFVVGRFLLNPLFRILANAHAREVMTAAALLVVLGAALAMDISGLSMAMGAFMAGVLLSESTFRHQLEADIEPFRGILLGLFFIAVGMSLDLTVIAENYAFIALAVVAYMAVKFAGIYAIARIMRSDHREALERSVLMAQGGEFAFVLYSAAATAGILDAEMNAILTATVIVSMVLTPIAIIAMNGAMPKERVSLDGVEEVRDGLSGTVLMIGFGRFAQLVSQPLLAKGVDVTIIDNDVEMIQAAADFGFKVYYGDGTRPDILHAAGAGAATAILVCIDKPADATRIVEHVKAEYPLAKLHVRAFDRTHALELVRLGVDYQIRETLESALVFGEETLVSLGVDREEAQEIIEDVRLRDADRFEMQITGGLMAGSTMFQPNTGVPKPTPLTRPRKEGAALNPEAADILQRAEATEAQ
- a CDS encoding AAA family ATPase — protein: MVVWSSQQDEALTAVAAWLKDKNGPQVFRLFGWAGTGKSTLARHLAKDVETVKYAAFTGKAALVMRKRGCKGASTIHSLIYTRISEKEGEPRFVLDPESAAADADLIVIDEVSMVDEVLGTDLLSFGTKVLVLGDPFQLPPVQGEGFFTAQEPDVMLTEIHRQAQDNPIVKLSLDIREGRGLGYGTYGESKVVSRREVDQSEVLGADQVLVGRNKTRLHYNNRIRELKGLPVDIPVKGDRLVCLRNNPQKRLLNGQIWTLNEIRKRAGGTLEMTIDPEEADRTSVQTKVRAHQSFFTGEDAEMSWQLRRQYDEFTYGYCLTVHKAQGSQWDNVYLFDESFVFREEAQRWLYTGITRAAERITVVR
- a CDS encoding DUF924 family protein; translated protein: MEASDVLDFWFVEHGPEDWYSGDPEFDARCAARLSGVHRQAVRGELWEWRHTVQGRLAEIILLDQLSRQLHRGDAQAFAADPMALALAQEVVYRGLDAELSINEKLFVFMPFQHAESLIVQEESVRLFRSLGNDDYLPYAIEHHEAIARFGRFPFRNAALGRKSTPEEIAYMTEREGQAY